The Theileria annulata chromosome 3, complete sequence, *** SEQUENCING IN PROGRESS *** genome has a segment encoding these proteins:
- a CDS encoding uncharacterized protein (note;~Tap-24g11.q1c.C.cand.187 - score = 58.95) codes for MIILNILLMIDVDKFIIKSIKKAINNELKNHRNFNKTYGFLKPLTSNHNKSTLNPNINKPIKNPQYYKIINNYSYNNFNPKIINSSQSINNNLYFPCVTTDNVALLDEIIYNDLENEKELVNHTSKDVDIDFEFKLLEYEGYNDQYLNYITRLFKVLRLSSESNLLSELEIKVRNLYNNLDFVGLLHLSAVLRSIYKTEKSLNYSDFLQNVLKYLNYDEIKSLYSFKRYDKVTARALFKPDSKLEEDVQYLLESISSSNPNSFIASSTSNGEFSSGNSNRKYNIMNYDELDYDKYFKKENKTKDFVYHLTPESLSKLTNYSIIQVSFILDYI; via the coding sequence atgattattttaaatattttgttaatGATAGATGtggataaatttataataaaatcaataaaaaaGGCTATAAATAATGAGTTAAAAAATCATAGGAATTTTAACAAAACTTATGGATTCCTTAAACCTCTCACATCTAATCATAACAAATCAACACTTAATCCAAACATTAATAAACCTATCAAAAATCCTCAATActataaaatcattaacaACTATTCttataacaattttaatccaaaaattattaactcATCACAATCTATAAATAACAACCTTTATTTCCCATGTGTTACAACTGATAATGTCGCTTTACTTGATGAGATTATCTATAATgatttagaaaatgaaaaagaACTCGTAAATCACACATCTAAAGATGTAGATATAGATTTcgaatttaaattattagaatatgAAGGATACAACGATCAATACCTTAATTACATAACAAGACTATTCAAAGTATTAAGGTTATCTTCAGAAAGTAACCTATTGAGTGAACTGGAAATTAAAGTCAGAAATTTGTACAATAATCTAGACTTTGTTGGCTTGTTACACTTATCCGCAGTACTTCGttcaatatataaaactGAGAAATCCCTGAACTACAGCGATTTTCTGCAGAATGtccttaaatacctaaacTACGACGAAATTAAGTCACTTTATTCCTTCAAAAGGTATGATAAGGTTACCGCAAGGGCTCTATTTAAACCAGACAGTAAGCTGGAGGAAGATGTACAATATTTGCTAGAGTCAATTTCATCAAGCAATCCAAACTCATTTATCGCGAGTTCAACATCTAATGGAGAATTTAGTAGTGGAAACAGTAATCGCAAGTAcaatataatgaattacGATGAATTGGACTATGATAAATACtttaaaaaagaaaataaaacaaagGATTTTGTGTATCATTTGACACCAGAATCGCTCTCAAAATTGacaaattattcaattatacAAGTAAGTTTCATACTCGactatatatag
- a CDS encoding uncharacterized protein (note;~Tap-24g11.q1c.C.cand.186 - score = 25.04) has product MTEKKSNNSEKILELLKKDIEKKRTPTLRRSPKKQHLEIKSFITSDCHGTKLDIIGDTPILKYEWYTHTYFDDYIMPYNKVYSQVSEGEEMIWEATDLNDCGLKVEVFYLLDQADMVIILKENLGLHIFQKYKCEECEKMEKRERTSKWINTGGCEKCKQQDEWVDVSKKYLDPLKFSFYAEDGDHPDREPMEFEVSLGGYNYEIILEKPCKFLTYGDRILFDQNGETKGLSINIIRYHLGRKELNLKLSDGRTLTRKFVPENPEQYQTQITKYFNEECFNISVYCQKCTSDDFIFLEPIIETRFKKSVRKSSKRKINEEY; this is encoded by the coding sequence ATGACAGAGAAAAAATCAAACAACTCAGAAAAAATATTGGAACTCTTAAAAAAAGATATAGAAAAAAAGCGAACACCTACATTGAGAAGAAGTCCAAAAAAACAACATTTGGAGATCAAGTCATTTATCACCTCAGATTGCCACGGAACAAAGTTGGATATTATTGGAGACACTCCAATCTTGAAATATGAATGGTATACTCACACTTATTTTGACGACTATATCATGCCTTACAATAAGGTTTACAGCCAGGTTTCAGAAGGAGAGGAAATGATCTGGGAAGCAACCGATCTAAATGATTGTGGATTGAAGGTTGAGGTGTTTTACCTATTAGATCAAGCTGATATGGTTATAATCCTAAAAGAAAACCTTGGACTTCATATCTTCCAGAAGTACAAATGCGAAGAGTGTGAGAAAATGGAAAAAAGGGAGAGAACATCTAAATGGATTAACACGGGGGGATGCGAAAAGTGTAAACAACAAGATGAATGGGTAGATGTTTCTAAAAAGTACCTGGACCCACTCAAATTCTCATTTTACGCAGAAGATGGTGATCATCCCGATAGAGAACCAATGGAATTTGAGGTATCACTTGGAGGCTACAActatgaaattatattagaaAAGCCATGTAAATTCTTAACTTACGGGGATAGGATACTCTTTGATCAAAATGGAGAAACCAAAGGCCTATCCATAAACATAATTCGCTATCACCTTGGACGTAAAGAACTAAACCTTAAACTTTCTGATGGAAGAACCCTAACCCGCAAATTCGTGCCGGAAAACCCAGAACAGTACCAAACCCAAATCACAAAGTACTTCAATGAGGAATGCTTTAATATCAGTGTTTATTGTCAAAAATGCACAAGTGACGACTTTATCTTTTTGGAACCAATTATAGAAACCAGATTTAAGAAATCAGTAAGAAAATCTTcaaaaagaaaaataaatgaagaatACTAG